Part of the Kushneria marisflavi genome, AGCCGTCCCCTACCATGAACCCATTGTTATGGTGGTTCTTGGTGTCGCGGGACTGCTGGGGTTGGCCATCGTTGCCGCCATCACCTATTTCAAGAAATGGGGCTATCTCTGGAGAGAGTGGATTACCTCCGTGGATCACAAGCGCCTGGGCGTGATGTATATCATCGTTGCCATTGTCATGCTGATCCGTGGTTTTTCCGATGCCATCATGATGCGCTCCCAGCAGGCCATTGCCTCCGGGGGAGCAGAGGGCTATCTGCCACCTGAACACTATGACCAGATCTTTACCGCTCACGGCGTCATCATGATCTTTTTCATGGCCATGCCGTTCATGGTGGGTCTGATCAACATTGTGGTGCCGCTTCAGATCGGCGCTCGTGACGTGGCCTTTCCGTACCTGAACTCGCTGAGTTTCTGGCTCACGATGGCTGGTGTCATTCTGGTCAACGTGTCTCTGGGTGTGGGCGAATTTGCTGCTACAGGCTGGCTTGCCTATCCGCCGTTGTCCGATATTCAGTACAGTCCGGGCGTAGGCGTGGATTACTGGATATGGAGTCTACAGATATCAGGTATCGGTACCCTGCTGACCGGCGTGAACTTCTTCGTCACCATTCTGAAAATGCGTGCCCCGGGCATGACGCTGATGAAAATGCCGATGTTTACCTGGACATCGCTTTGCAGTGTTGTGCTGATCATTGCCGCTTTCCCGATCCTGACGGTCACCATCGCGTTGCTGACGCTGGATCGCTACATTGGTACCCATTTCTTTACCAATGACATGGGTGGCAACCAGATGATGTACGTCAACCTCATTTGGGCCTGGGGGCATCCGGAAGTTTATATTCTGGTCCTGCCTGCCTTTGGCATTTTCGCTGAGGTTGTTGCGACCTATTGCAAGAAGCGTCTGTTTGGCTACACCTCCATGGTCTACGCCACGGTCGCCATCACTGTGCTGTCGTTTGTCGTCTGGCTGCACCACTTCTTCACGATGGGTGCCGGTGCCAACGTCAATGCCTTCTTTGGTATTGCCACAATGATCATTGCGATCCCGACCGGGGTCAAAATCTTCAACTGGCTGTTCACCATGTATGAAGGTCGCGTTCAGTTCACTGTTCCGATGGCCTGGACGCTGGGCTTTCTTATCACCTTCACGATCGGTGGAATGACCGGGGTGCTGCTGGCCGTACCGGGCGCTGACTATGTGCTCCACAACAGCCTGTTTTTGATTGCCCACTTCCATAACGTCATCATCGGCGGTGTTGTATTCGGTTACCTGGCAGGTTTCACCTACTGGTTCCCGAAAGTGTTCGGATTCAAGCTTGATGAAAAGCTTGGCAAGGCTTCTGTCTGGTGCTGGATCGTGGGCTTCTTCACGGCCTTCATGCCGCTGTATGCACTTGGCTTCATGGGCATGACACGTCGTCTGAACAGCTATGACAATCCGGACTGGCATTTCCCTCTGATCGTTGCTGCCATTGGTGCCGGCATCGTTGCCTGCGGTATTGCCTGCCAACTGCTGCAGCTCTTCGTCAGCATCAAGAATCGTCATCAGAACATCGATGAGACTGGTGACCCGTGGGGCGGTCGTACGCTTGAATGGTCCATTCCTTCACCGGCACCCTTCTACAACTTTGCGCATATTCCCGTTGTAGAAGAGCGTGATGCCTTCTGGCACATGAAGGAAAACGGCGTCAGTGAACAAAAGCCTGCCGAATATCATGACATCCACATGCCGAAAAATACCTCGGCCGGGTTCTTCATCGGCATCATAGCCGCGGTATTCGGGTTTGCACTGATCTGGCATATCTGGTGGCTGGCGATTGCTTCGGCTGTAGGCATCTTCATCACCATCGTGCTGCGTACCTTCAACGACGATATTGACTATTACGTTCCTGCTGCCGAAGTCGAGCGCATCGAAAGTCAGCGTTATCAAAAATTGTCAAATCAGGCGTAACACATGTCGACTCAATCAATGACCAATCAGGACGCTCATGCCCACGGGCATGAGCACCATGAGCATGAACATCATGATCCGGTAGCGACCAGAGTCTTTGGTTTCTGGATCTACATCATGAGCGACTGCATACTGTTTGCATCCATCTTTGCAACCTATGCAGTGCTTGGCACGAACTATGCCGGCGGCCCCACCTCGCATGAGCTGTTCGAGCTGCCCTTTGTTCTGGTAGAAACCTTTGTACTGCTGGCCAGTAGCTTCATGATCGGGCTTTCAACCCTTGCCATGAACAAGGGCAATCGTCAGGGCACCATGCTCTGGCTGGCGCTGACCCTTGTACTGGGTATCGTGTTTGTCAGTCTCGAGATCTACGAGTTCCATCACTTCATTTCTGAAGGGGCGGGGCCTC contains:
- the cyoB gene encoding cytochrome o ubiquinol oxidase subunit I, whose protein sequence is MFGKLTIEAVPYHEPIVMVVLGVAGLLGLAIVAAITYFKKWGYLWREWITSVDHKRLGVMYIIVAIVMLIRGFSDAIMMRSQQAIASGGAEGYLPPEHYDQIFTAHGVIMIFFMAMPFMVGLINIVVPLQIGARDVAFPYLNSLSFWLTMAGVILVNVSLGVGEFAATGWLAYPPLSDIQYSPGVGVDYWIWSLQISGIGTLLTGVNFFVTILKMRAPGMTLMKMPMFTWTSLCSVVLIIAAFPILTVTIALLTLDRYIGTHFFTNDMGGNQMMYVNLIWAWGHPEVYILVLPAFGIFAEVVATYCKKRLFGYTSMVYATVAITVLSFVVWLHHFFTMGAGANVNAFFGIATMIIAIPTGVKIFNWLFTMYEGRVQFTVPMAWTLGFLITFTIGGMTGVLLAVPGADYVLHNSLFLIAHFHNVIIGGVVFGYLAGFTYWFPKVFGFKLDEKLGKASVWCWIVGFFTAFMPLYALGFMGMTRRLNSYDNPDWHFPLIVAAIGAGIVACGIACQLLQLFVSIKNRHQNIDETGDPWGGRTLEWSIPSPAPFYNFAHIPVVEERDAFWHMKENGVSEQKPAEYHDIHMPKNTSAGFFIGIIAAVFGFALIWHIWWLAIASAVGIFITIVLRTFNDDIDYYVPAAEVERIESQRYQKLSNQA
- the cyoC gene encoding cytochrome o ubiquinol oxidase subunit III; this translates as MSTQSMTNQDAHAHGHEHHEHEHHDPVATRVFGFWIYIMSDCILFASIFATYAVLGTNYAGGPTSHELFELPFVLVETFVLLASSFMIGLSTLAMNKGNRQGTMLWLALTLVLGIVFVSLEIYEFHHFISEGAGPQRSAFLSSFFTLVGTHGLHVTSGCIWAIVLLIQIATRGLTDMNRSRLMCLSLFWHFLHIIWICVFTIVYLMGAI